The segment CaattacataaaaaatatattaaatacaaGTAAGCGTCATAAAATTGAGGTTAATGTTGATCCTTTAAGCACTTCTTTATGCGATTTGTCATCATTCATAACTATAGAAGAAGATTGGTTGTATTTTGTAGTTAGCATACCTTGATAGAATCTTTTAATCATTACAATGATTTCTTTATAATGAATAGTCAAAATTAGAAAGTATATTCGTTAAAGAAAAATGAAATTATGTCACTACATTTGAAAATGATTGTTGACGATTTCTcatgtttacaattttttgttttatatattttctACCAAACTTACAACTTTTGCATTTCAAAGAAACATATATAATACAACTTTATAtagatttatatttttatataattaaaaattaaatttaatactaTTTTTAATATACAATAAAAAAAACATACCATTAAAAAAATGTTGATATCACCACAACAATTTAGCATCAAATTAATCTCAAAACAACTTGAAGGTGATCCTTATTAATTTAAGTAGCTTTAATACATTTCTCAACAGAGAACATTATTGAAACATCGCCAAACAAAGAATGACGAATCTAAATATTGTAGAATGGCTTTAAGAAGTTAAAACACAAGACCTAAACAAAACAGAACATTGTACGTAAAAGAACTAAGATACAAGAGAGAGCTTGGGGGATATTTCCCTTTTCCTCGGTCTCTATTGAAACTCCATGCAACTAAGGTGGTGGACTTTAAACCTGCAATCGAGGTGATGTTATCGCTTGCTGGCTAACATCTGGGGAGGTCATGAGGAGGAGGTTCTAAGCTTGCCAAATAGCCAGGCCCATTCTTCACCACAAAGACCATATTCAGTCCCCATGTTACATGATCATCAAAATGACAATGCATGAACCAAACACCTGCACAAATTGTAATTATTCATTACTTTACACATATTATTCTGTCTAATTTCAAGGTATATGCCATTTAATAATGGTAGAATAGAAAATCGTATGCTTTTTTTATACCTGGATTGTCAGCTTTAAATCTGATAGCAGTCCATCCACTGACAGGAACTCCCACAGTATTTCGCTGTGGCGGATCGACCAGATTGAATGTGAGTGGATCTGTTTCGGCATTATAGTTACCAAAACCCTCTCCCACTATATAAAAGTCATAACCATGAAGATGCATTGGATGGTCATCAGGTTGGAAGATATTCGTTCCTTGGAACACCACCTCAACTGTACTATTATAATCTAGCACATAAACTTTTGTACCAGTAATGGGCGCCCAAAGACTTTTGGGTATATCATCGCCTGTATAGTTAAACACAACTGGGGGATTTGAAGGAAAGTCAGTGGTAAAGACGCCATTAACACCAAAATAATAAGCTTGAAGGATAGCGATATCTGGCAGGACAAAAGATACATTGTTCAGACTAGCAGTTAATCTGGTGTTATTAGGGCCTTGACAGTTCGTGGTTAGGTTAGTTCGACAGGGAAACAAGCCGAGCCCTACACTTATGAAGAGTTTCTCATCAATGGTTTTGGGAACGTTCACTGGGTGCTCTGGCGAAGCTAGGCTTCGTAATGCTCTGTTGAATTCAGTCACAGTGGCAGTGTCATTGTATTCTGGAAGCTGCGGAAAGGATGGGGTGGCAGATGAGGGAGAGCCCACATAGCTAAGAACGCCAGTTGTTGTGGTGTTATCAAAGAATCCAATAGCTTGAGTTGTGTATGCTTTGGCAGCAATGTAGTATTTGGCTAATGGTTGATCGGCTGCGAGAAGAACATCAGCAGTCTGGCCAGGGGATATAAGCATTATGTCTGTTGTGTATGGCTTCGTGTAGCAGGCATCCACAGCTACCACTGTGAGATTGTGTGAGGCAATCTTGAAAAAGAGGTGATTATTTACTGCAGCATTGACAATACGCAGAAGGTAGGTTCTTCCTTGTTCCACAGAGATTTTAGATGTTCCTGCGTAGAAGTGGTAAGATTATCAATCGTGAGATGGGTTGCTAATTGTAGTAAAGCTCTTGTGTGACTACCTATAAAGACTTTATACCTGATTTTGAACAAGGACAGAGATCTCCTGGCTGACCATCGATGGTGAAACCATTAGATATATTAGGTGCTGCTCCTGTTAGAATTGATTGCATTTCGACTGCTTCAGGATCACTGTTCCACCATTGCCCTGTTTAATGAAACTAGTTATGGATAGAAAAtatttagaaaatccattaaaaTATATAAACATAGATAGGGGAGTGAGGTCAGAAATTGTGTGGCCTAATTTTGTAAATGTTGCATTGAATATTGTAATTTTTGAATAAGCTTATAATAGATAATTATGgtattttattttaaaactttttattttccttattaatcaattttatttattttttaacataaGATTCATAGATTATCATCTTTCATATATAGATTGATGCTGATCAATATTCAATTATTTTCTGATTACATATGAATTATTATTATGTAATAAGATTGAATATTACAATCATAAATATTATAACAATAATTGAATTAAGAGACATTAGATTTCTACAATTCATTAAAATTGCTACTTACTTTCTGAATTCAACTAGAGACTTTTGTTACATAGACTTTTCTTTGCATCAAAAGTCTACACAACAGAAACCAGAAACTAAGCAGCAACAATTCACCTTACACAAATACTTTTACATTCTCTCTTTTATCTTATTTGATCTCCAGTGTATCCATTAAGAGAAATACATTTTTCTAAACTACCTAGATcggaaattgaaatgatgtataCGGTCTTAGTGAGGATTACCTAGCACAATAGGAATTTCGGCGTGGGGTTTAGGAAAGGGATAAGATCTGCCTTTCTGAGGATATATGACCAGTGCTCCATGAACTGTTGCACGGAGCCACGAGACATGGGCATGCCACCACAAGGTTCCTTCCTTTGCAACAATGGTGAATCTGTATGTATAATTGCCTCCTTGTTGAATGGGGCATTGAGTAATATAACCAGGTCCATCAGCCCATCCCGAACGAATCTGTCTCACTCCATGCCTGGAAAACAAATATTTACGAGTCTTGTTTCGTAAATGCAAATCATAGCCTACAACAGGGATATTCTCCATGCAAAACATTGAGAGGCTGTATATATCTATTTACCAGTGGATTGTGGCATTATGCGGGGCTGTGTTATAAGTTTTGACGATAAGAGTGTCGCCCATGTGTACATACAGAGTTGGACCAGGAAACTGTCCGTTCACTGTGATTATGTTACGTCTCTGGCATTGCCTAGTAATGGGTGTCTCTTTAATCTGGCCAAATCCAAAGCAGAAAACAAAAGAAAGGATTCCTGAGTATTTAACACAAAATCATTTCAATAATTGTAGTAAAAtttgtaattgaaaatcaaaattcaagtcTAGAACTGTATATTTTCCTTTTATGCTTTCAATTTTTTTGATGATACATCATATAATGTAATGTGATCcgaaatattaaatataaaaatatttaatgctAGAATTCAGAAAAAGCAGACTAGAGCATTATGAACTGATTGAAAAATAACATATAACGAAAGTCAAGTGATGAGCTTCTGCTATTGCTTGAGAATATAATAATATGGCTGATGTAAGGAACACTAGCCATTTGATGGAGGAAAAATCAACACTAAATTCTAATGCAGCTGCTGCAAAAATAATTGTTCTTATACTACTTGTTGTGCAAGCAGAAGTAAAAATCAAAGATAATTAAAAATTGTAGaataagttagatgcaaagaaatattgaagaaatgaaatgaaaaacaaaataACACGCTAGACACAAATTTAAATGGTAAAACCTTGACAAAATGTCAAGGAAACATCCCTGGGGCAAGGTCTCCCTATTCTTTTACACTCTGAATTTGCAAATTACAACAACAATTACATATTTTTGCCTTCAAACTAGAAAATTCTGATTTCTTGTTTCCATGTTTCTAATTGTTATCATTATCTAACAGCCAAACCCAAAgcaaaaaacaaaagaaaggatTCATGAATATTTAACACAAATCACTTGAATAAAAATAGTAAAATTCTCAGTCAAAAATGAAAATTCAAGACAACAATTATACATTCTCctttctcatactttccttttttAATAATAGATTATAGAATTTAATCTGAAACATTGAACATAAAAATATCTATACAAtcgaattcaaaaaaaaaaaactagaatatCATTAACTGATTGAAAAATAACATACAACGAAAGTCAAGCGATGAACTTCTGCTATTGCTTGAGAACCGCATAATATGGCTGATATAAGGAACACCAGCCGAGAGCATGGTGAGCTTAACAACATATCGCCAAAAGAGAATATGGGGAAGCCACAAAATGGAGTTATACCAAgcaaattattaattttaaaatggaGTTATACGAAGCGGAGAAAACTTATTCGTTGCTTATGCATTTAAAGTCCATTACTGGTATATATAGCTTTAAAACGGAGTTATACCAAGCAAATTAAAGACGTAATGTTATGACGCTGGGAGAAACAATGCCAAAAAGTTGGTAAAAAGCGTGTTTCAGTTTTCGAATTCGGCACGAATTGCGGACAAGTTACTTAATAGAATTCTAAGGAAGGCTGAATGTGGAGTTGTAACCTAGTCCTTATTTCAGTATTTGATTCATAGTGGCGAATCAAGAACATTGACAGTCATGGACATTTAATACAAGAATATTCTGAAGATATTAATGGCAGGTGTGCGACGCGTTCGAATTTGGCACGAATTGTGGACAAGTTAAAATAGAATTCTAAGGAAGGCTGAATGTGGACGCTgtatgaaaggtctgttttggagccagaatagctttagCCATCATGAACATTGACAGGCATAGACATTTAATACAAGAATATTTTGAATATATTAATGGTGGATTACAATTGTATGGTGCACAATTTTTTTCATAGCCACCCTGGTCCATCACTTTAGATAGTCAAATACGAAAAGTTATATTGATAGTGATTATATGACCTTTTTGAATCCTAACAAGTATCTTGGTAGAAAACATTGGGCTAAATGAAATTCTAACTTTTTATAACTTAATTCATATGGTCTCTAGATCTATTGAACATGTGAGATATTGTCGTAGAATATTCACGAAATATTATATTGAGATATTGGTCAAATATAGAATCTTttgttttaaaattattaattttacAATGTAAGTTTTCGGGTTACAGTGTGTTTACTTGTATTCTAATTCTATGGACTATGGAAAATTAATTCCTATTATCATTAATCtttattttgatagattatgtcTTTTATTTAATGCTATTATATTTATTAGAGATTATATAAAAGTAAATTTTGTAGGatagataatttttatttttatttttttttttcaccAACACAAAAAATTTCTTATGTTGACTAGAATAgagaatattaatgaaatttaacaATATATGTATACCCTACAATTTAAACTTACTAGGATGGGTTGGAACATCTTTGTAGCTTGTAACATACATAAAGCAATATGAGATGTTCCATTGCATGTGGGTTCATTATGCTTTTCAACAACTTTATTTATTTACCTTATCTTGTTGATTTTGTCAAACATCATATGGTTTTGTGTAGTGGGCATCCATAGAAATCATAGTGACCAATTTGGAATCCTACAAGTTAAATGAATGAGATACATAATATACTGCAATTTAGaagattatttttttaaaaaaatttataaaatttttTAGAGTCAATTAGTTAGCAATTCTAACTTTTCATAACTTATATGAATTAAAAACAAGTAATTGGTAGATGATGAGCATGAGGAGAAGAAATAGCATTGTGGGGGCTGAAGGAGCTTCAAGGGATGAGGCAAAATCTGATAGGGAGGATGATGCAGCTAGGAGAGGAAGCCACCGAAGGCCCTTGGTAGCTAGTTTTGCTACTATAGGAGGATTTGGGGTGGTACTTGTGCCTTTCTTCCAATTGGAGTTGTTGTGTGACTCATTAGTGGTGCATTTTCCCTGTTCTTTGTTGTGGTTTTGTGGTCTACCCTTCTTGGGCTTCTtccctctattaggagccttgttgtGGTTCATTGGTGATGGTTTCCCTTAAATTTTGTTGATTGGGCTTGTTTTTCTACTACATGGGTCTTGATTCTAGAATCCCCCTCTTGCA is part of the Cryptomeria japonica chromosome 10, Sugi_1.0, whole genome shotgun sequence genome and harbors:
- the LOC131061721 gene encoding laccase-12-like, which codes for MKIAFQEGYRVVVEHLKGLSGQTEESGASINHGGTQAHNEGHGVHPSTGGIHIKETPITRQCQRRNIITVNGQFPGPTLYVHMGDTLIVKTYNTAPHNATIHWHGVRQIRSGWADGPGYITQCPIQQGGNYTYRFTIVAKEGTLWWHAHVSWLRATVHGALVIYPQKGRSYPFPKPHAEIPIVLGQWWNSDPEAVEMQSILTGAAPNISNGFTIDGQPGDLCPCSKSGTSKISVEQGRTYLLRIVNAAVNNHLFFKIASHNLTVVAVDACYTKPYTTDIMLISPGQTADVLLAADQPLAKYYIAAKAYTTQAIGFFDNTTTTGVLSYVGSPSSATPSFPQLPEYNDTATVTEFNRALRSLASPEHPVNVPKTIDEKLFISVGLGLFPCRTNLTTNCQGPNNTRLTASLNNVSFVLPDIAILQAYYFGVNGVFTTDFPSNPPVVFNYTGDDIPKSLWAPITGTKVYVLDYNSTVEVVFQGTNIFQPDDHPMHLHGYDFYIVGEGFGNYNAETDPLTFNLVDPPQRNTVGVPVSGWTAIRFKADNPGVWFMHCHFDDHVTWGLNMVFVVKNGPGYLASLEPPPHDLPRC